A genomic segment from Segniliparus rotundus DSM 44985 encodes:
- the acs gene encoding acetate--CoA ligase, which translates to MTQQDLDVYAPGPEFALAANAGAELYEQAGKDRLAFWAEQAARLDWSTPFEQVLDWSEAPVAKWFVGGKLNVAANCLDRHVRAGLGDKVALHWIGETAERRDITYAQLTELTNQTANLFASLGIGAGDRVAIYLPMIPEAIAAMLACARLGATHTVVFAGFSAHALKTRIADSRAALVVTSDGQYRRGAPVELKTAVDQALADLDADGANPVEHVLVVRRTGIEVEWTKRDVWWDEAVPQQPTTHTPEAFDSEHPLFLLYTSGTTGNPKGILHTSGGYLVQTSYTHHHVFDHKPETDVYWCTADIGWVTGHSYIVYGPLSNAATQVLYEGTPNHPDEHRHFEVIETLGVSIYYTAPTLIRTFMKWGRQIPDAHDLSSLRLLGSVGEPINPEAWRWYREVIGGGRTPIVDTWWQTETGAIMISPLPGVTATKPGSAMAALPGISAKVVDERGEPVAPGSNGYLVLDQPWPAMLRGIWGDADRFAKTYWSQYERQRWYFAGDGARLDEDGALWVLGRVDDVMNVSGHRISTAEVESALVGHRDIAEAAVIGASDETTGQAVVAFVILAQHAPAPEKELVAELKRQVSTEISPIAKPRDIYVVPELPKTRSGKIMRRLLRDLAEHRALGDVSTLVDPGVFDAIKHAVENS; encoded by the coding sequence GTGACGCAGCAAGATCTCGACGTGTACGCCCCCGGCCCGGAGTTCGCCTTGGCCGCGAACGCCGGCGCTGAGCTGTACGAACAGGCAGGCAAAGATCGGCTCGCGTTCTGGGCCGAACAAGCCGCCCGGCTCGATTGGTCGACGCCGTTCGAGCAGGTGCTCGACTGGTCTGAAGCCCCCGTCGCGAAGTGGTTCGTCGGCGGGAAGCTCAATGTCGCGGCGAACTGCCTGGACCGGCATGTTCGCGCCGGGCTCGGCGACAAAGTCGCGCTGCACTGGATCGGCGAGACCGCAGAACGCCGCGACATCACCTACGCCCAGCTCACCGAACTGACCAATCAGACAGCGAACCTCTTCGCTTCCCTGGGGATCGGCGCAGGGGACCGAGTCGCGATCTACCTTCCCATGATTCCCGAGGCCATCGCGGCGATGCTCGCCTGCGCGCGCCTCGGCGCGACGCACACGGTTGTTTTCGCCGGGTTCTCCGCGCACGCCCTGAAGACCCGGATCGCCGACTCTCGGGCCGCCTTGGTCGTCACCTCGGACGGGCAGTACCGCCGAGGCGCCCCTGTCGAGCTCAAGACCGCTGTGGACCAGGCGCTGGCCGATCTGGACGCGGACGGCGCGAACCCGGTCGAACATGTGCTCGTCGTGCGCCGCACCGGGATCGAGGTGGAGTGGACCAAGCGGGACGTCTGGTGGGACGAGGCCGTGCCGCAGCAGCCCACCACGCACACCCCGGAGGCGTTCGACTCCGAGCATCCCCTCTTCTTGCTCTACACCTCCGGCACCACGGGCAACCCGAAAGGCATTCTGCACACCAGCGGGGGCTACCTCGTGCAGACCTCGTACACGCACCACCACGTCTTCGACCACAAACCCGAGACGGACGTCTACTGGTGCACCGCCGACATCGGCTGGGTGACCGGGCACAGCTACATCGTCTACGGCCCGTTGTCGAACGCGGCGACCCAGGTGCTCTACGAAGGCACCCCGAACCACCCCGACGAGCACCGGCATTTCGAGGTGATCGAAACACTCGGGGTGAGCATCTATTACACCGCGCCGACCCTCATCCGCACCTTCATGAAATGGGGCAGGCAAATCCCGGACGCGCACGACCTGAGCTCGCTGCGCCTGCTCGGCAGCGTCGGGGAGCCGATCAACCCGGAAGCCTGGCGTTGGTACCGCGAGGTGATCGGCGGCGGGAGGACGCCGATCGTGGACACCTGGTGGCAGACCGAGACCGGCGCCATCATGATCTCTCCCCTGCCGGGGGTCACCGCGACAAAGCCCGGCTCCGCGATGGCGGCCCTGCCAGGGATCAGCGCGAAAGTCGTCGATGAGCGCGGCGAGCCTGTCGCCCCAGGCTCCAACGGCTACCTGGTGCTCGACCAGCCTTGGCCGGCTATGCTGCGCGGGATTTGGGGCGATGCGGACAGGTTCGCAAAGACCTACTGGTCGCAGTACGAGCGGCAGCGCTGGTATTTCGCCGGGGACGGAGCCAGGTTGGACGAGGACGGAGCCCTTTGGGTGCTCGGCCGGGTGGACGACGTCATGAATGTCTCGGGCCACCGGATCTCCACTGCCGAGGTGGAGTCCGCGCTCGTCGGGCACCGTGACATCGCCGAGGCCGCGGTGATCGGCGCGTCCGACGAGACCACCGGGCAGGCCGTGGTCGCCTTCGTGATCCTCGCCCAGCACGCGCCGGCGCCGGAAAAAGAGCTGGTCGCCGAGCTCAAGCGGCAAGTCTCCACGGAAATCTCCCCCATCGCCAAGCCGAGGGACATCTACGTCGTCCCGGAGCTGCCCAAGACCCGCAGCGGCAAAATCATGCGACGGCTCCTGCGCGACCTGGCCGAGCACCGCGCCCTCGGCGACGTCTCGACATTGGTGGACCCTGGCGTCTTCGACGCGATCAAACACGCCGTTGAAAACAGCTGA
- a CDS encoding peptide ABC transporter substrate-binding protein, producing the protein MFSAAVAVFVLVGALAACAPTRAGADSRFITVLSIEPQNPLIPSNTNEIGGGWIVDRLFAGLEYLDADGNPHEDAAESVALSADRLVYTINIRPGQTFSNGEPVTARSYVDAWNFGALSTNAQLQASAYEKIAGYEDLAADPPRSKAMSGLKVLGDLVFTVTLSQPAVDFKSALAWSPYYPMPRVAYRDVRAFGERPIGNGPYELASPDAWQHNVRIDLKRSPAYHGPRRVKNDGLSLIFYQSHEAGYADLVGGNLDFLYLLPDNVLGVYKRDLGDRWLKQPTAQNLQFSIPFYLPHFNGEEGRLRRRAIIEAINREQIAKVIFYDTRTPMRDFTSSALPGFDPHIPGSAVLDYNPEQARALWAQADRISPWQGTLFFVYNADGGHQALVDATTNYLRRTLGISAEGMPKQSFKEVRDLATRRQMPGPFRNGWLGDYPTALNFLETQFVTSAGSNDTLYANPRFDELLRQAESAPDRQAALVSIRQAQSILFEDLPVLPMFDYVAVAGYSTRLDNPRSTWNGAPDFENLQLKDGLR; encoded by the coding sequence ATGTTTTCAGCGGCGGTCGCGGTCTTCGTGCTCGTCGGCGCTTTGGCCGCGTGCGCGCCGACGCGGGCCGGGGCGGACAGCCGTTTTATCACGGTGCTCTCCATCGAGCCGCAGAACCCGCTCATCCCCTCGAACACGAACGAGATCGGCGGCGGCTGGATCGTGGACCGGCTCTTCGCCGGGCTCGAATACCTTGACGCGGACGGCAACCCGCACGAGGACGCGGCGGAGTCGGTGGCGCTCTCCGCCGACAGACTCGTCTACACGATCAACATCAGGCCGGGCCAGACGTTCAGCAACGGCGAACCGGTGACCGCGCGCTCGTACGTGGACGCGTGGAACTTCGGGGCGCTCTCGACCAACGCGCAGTTGCAAGCCTCGGCCTACGAGAAGATCGCGGGCTACGAAGATCTCGCGGCCGATCCGCCGAGGTCCAAGGCGATGTCCGGGCTGAAGGTGCTCGGCGACCTCGTCTTCACCGTGACGCTTTCCCAGCCCGCCGTCGACTTCAAGAGCGCGCTCGCCTGGTCGCCGTACTACCCGATGCCGCGCGTGGCGTACCGCGACGTCCGGGCGTTCGGCGAGCGCCCGATCGGCAACGGCCCCTACGAGCTCGCCAGCCCGGACGCGTGGCAGCACAACGTGCGGATCGACCTCAAGCGCAGCCCCGCTTACCACGGCCCGCGCCGGGTGAAGAACGACGGCCTCTCGCTGATCTTCTACCAGTCCCACGAGGCGGGCTACGCGGATCTCGTCGGCGGCAATCTCGACTTCCTGTACTTGTTGCCCGACAACGTCCTCGGCGTCTACAAGCGCGACCTCGGCGACCGTTGGCTCAAGCAACCGACCGCGCAGAACTTGCAGTTCTCCATCCCGTTCTATCTGCCGCATTTCAACGGCGAAGAGGGGCGGCTGCGCCGCCGCGCGATCATCGAAGCGATCAACCGGGAGCAGATCGCGAAGGTCATCTTCTACGACACCCGCACACCGATGCGCGACTTCACCTCCTCGGCGCTGCCGGGCTTCGACCCGCACATCCCCGGCTCGGCGGTCCTGGACTACAACCCGGAGCAGGCCCGCGCTTTGTGGGCGCAGGCGGACAGGATCTCCCCGTGGCAGGGGACCCTTTTCTTCGTGTACAACGCCGATGGCGGCCATCAGGCGCTGGTGGACGCGACGACGAACTACCTGCGCCGCACTCTCGGGATCTCCGCCGAAGGCATGCCCAAACAGTCGTTCAAGGAAGTCCGCGACCTGGCGACCCGGCGCCAAATGCCCGGTCCTTTCCGCAACGGCTGGCTGGGCGACTATCCGACCGCGCTGAATTTTCTCGAAACCCAATTCGTCACCTCGGCGGGTTCGAACGACACGCTGTACGCGAACCCCCGGTTCGACGAGCTGCTCCGGCAGGCGGAGTCGGCGCCTGACAGGCAAGCGGCGCTCGTTTCCATCCGGCAGGCGCAGAGCATCCTCTTCGAGGACTTGCCGGTGCTGCCGATGTTCGACTACGTGGCTGTGGCGGGCTACTCGACCAGGCTCGACAATCCGCGCTCCACATGGAACGGCGCGCCGGACTTTGAGAATTTGCAGCTCAAGGACGGCCTCCGATGA
- a CDS encoding ABC transporter permease yields MTRVLIARLLQLVPVFLGATLLLFAMVYLLPGDPIAALGGGKKLAPNVEANLRRQYHLDQPFAMQYWYYLKGILTFDFGTSYSGRPVADMLAEKFPVTARLALLAGAVELIGGVALGTVSGLRKGRWFDSAVLFTSLVVIAIPIFVIGLVAQFVLGVQWGIAPVTVGSDASWGRLFVPGVVLGLVSLAYVVRLTRDSVSETADAEYVRTATAKGLSRGRVVVVHILRNSLIPVITFVGADIGALMGGAVVTEGIFNINGVGNAIYQGVIRGESGTVVSFVTVIIVVYLFANLLVDLLYALLDPRVRRSA; encoded by the coding sequence ATGACCCGCGTGCTCATCGCACGGCTGCTCCAGCTCGTCCCGGTCTTCCTCGGAGCGACGCTCCTCCTGTTCGCCATGGTCTACCTTTTGCCGGGGGACCCGATCGCGGCGCTCGGCGGCGGCAAGAAGCTGGCCCCGAACGTCGAGGCGAACCTGCGTCGGCAGTACCACCTGGACCAGCCGTTCGCCATGCAGTACTGGTACTACCTCAAAGGGATCCTCACCTTCGACTTCGGAACCTCCTACTCCGGCCGCCCCGTCGCGGACATGCTGGCGGAGAAATTCCCGGTCACCGCGCGGCTCGCACTGCTCGCCGGCGCGGTGGAGCTGATCGGCGGAGTGGCGCTCGGCACGGTCTCGGGTTTGCGCAAAGGCCGCTGGTTCGACTCCGCGGTGCTCTTCACGAGCCTGGTCGTCATCGCGATCCCCATCTTCGTGATCGGTCTCGTCGCGCAGTTCGTCCTCGGCGTGCAGTGGGGGATCGCGCCGGTCACGGTCGGCTCGGACGCGAGCTGGGGGAGGCTTTTTGTGCCCGGCGTGGTCCTCGGCCTCGTCTCTTTGGCCTATGTGGTGCGCCTGACCCGCGACTCGGTGTCCGAGACCGCGGACGCGGAATACGTCCGCACGGCGACCGCCAAAGGGCTCTCGCGAGGACGGGTGGTCGTCGTGCACATCCTGCGCAATTCGCTCATTCCCGTCATCACGTTCGTCGGCGCGGACATCGGCGCGCTCATGGGCGGAGCCGTGGTCACCGAAGGCATCTTCAACATCAACGGGGTCGGCAATGCCATCTATCAAGGCGTGATCCGCGGCGAGAGCGGGACGGTGGTCTCATTCGTGACGGTCATCATCGTCGTGTATTTGTTCGCGAACCTGCTGGTCGACTTGCTGTACGCCTTGCTCGACCCCCGCGTCAGGAGGAGCGCGTGA
- a CDS encoding ABC transporter permease: MTHYVAPEEPEPQAASLAERPAKGYWGETWSQLRRSTKFWVSAAVLLFVLALVAAPDFFSGTDPRSCDLEQSKSPPSAAHPFGVDFQGCDIYSRTVHGARASVEVGVGTALAVFLVGGFVGVLAGYFGGWADGVLSRASEIFAGVPLILAAVVLLKILPQRGVFTIIAILAVFSWPQIARVARAAAAMARSKDYVLAARSLGVSTPKILLRHILPNSLGPIIATTTISLGVFIVAESTLSYMGIGLPPSVVSWGADISSGQARLLEGSAMMFYPAAALGTTVLAFILLGDALRDATDPKARRR; this comes from the coding sequence GTGACCCACTATGTCGCTCCGGAGGAGCCAGAGCCCCAGGCCGCGTCCCTTGCCGAGCGCCCAGCGAAGGGGTACTGGGGTGAAACGTGGTCGCAGCTGCGGCGAAGCACGAAATTCTGGGTCTCCGCAGCGGTGCTGCTGTTCGTCCTGGCTCTCGTGGCAGCCCCAGATTTTTTCAGCGGCACAGACCCGCGTTCTTGCGACCTCGAGCAAAGCAAGTCGCCGCCGAGCGCGGCGCATCCCTTCGGTGTGGACTTCCAGGGCTGCGACATTTACTCCCGCACCGTCCACGGCGCGCGGGCCTCTGTGGAAGTCGGCGTGGGCACTGCGCTGGCGGTGTTCCTCGTGGGCGGCTTCGTCGGCGTCCTCGCGGGGTATTTCGGAGGTTGGGCGGACGGTGTGCTGTCCAGGGCTTCCGAGATTTTCGCAGGCGTGCCGCTGATCCTCGCCGCCGTGGTGCTGCTGAAAATCTTGCCGCAACGGGGAGTCTTCACGATCATCGCGATCCTCGCCGTCTTCAGCTGGCCGCAAATCGCCCGTGTCGCCAGAGCCGCCGCGGCCATGGCTCGGTCCAAAGACTACGTGCTCGCCGCTCGGTCGCTCGGGGTTTCCACGCCCAAGATCCTGCTGCGGCACATCCTGCCCAACTCTCTCGGCCCCATCATCGCCACCACGACGATCTCGCTCGGCGTTTTCATCGTCGCCGAATCGACCCTTTCCTACATGGGCATCGGCCTGCCGCCCTCGGTCGTGTCCTGGGGCGCCGACATTTCCAGCGGCCAGGCTCGGCTCTTGGAGGGCTCGGCGATGATGTTCTACCCGGCGGCGGCGCTCGGCACAACCGTGCTGGCGTTCATCCTGCTCGGCGACGCGCTGCGCGACGCCACGGACCCGAAGGCGAGACGGCGTTGA